The genomic window AGCGATGTGCGTGATGATGCCAAGCAAAGAGGCTAGCATCAACACcaagggagggggctgcgGAAGCGCAGATGTAACGTCTGACCGCTTCGCTTTCACAGGGGGGCATGCTGTCGAAAAGGTCGTTGGCGTCGCAGGCGGCTTCCCaagctcttcctcctcttcctcctctgtcacCCGCCGCCCCTCGCTGGGGGCAGCGAGAACTGGACTTGCTACTACAGGCTGACGCACTGTCGAGGACAGCGAAGCGCCTTCCTCCGCTCCTGTTGAGCCCTCGCTGTCTCTGCGCAATAGCGCAGGCAAGTCGTCCTGCAAAACAGCGGTGGAAGCGGACAGTACCGCAGATGCAAACACAGGTAGAATGTGGCGAGGCATCATCGTAGCGGTAGATCGGGCGGCCGgtgccacggcgctgctATCCACTACCGCTAACGTCTCCGCGACCCTGCTGCAGCCCCCCATCGATTcgagctgctggtgctgcagccgcagccacaaGTAGCAGAGCACGCATTGCACACTGTGTCGACTCGCCGCATCAGCAGGGAGAAGGGCCACAAGGTCCTCCAGCCACGTGGCAGGAATGGCATTCGTCGCGCCCTTCTTGTCATTAGGGTCCACAATACAGAGAAACATGTGAGCAGCCGTGTACAAGTGCACGTTGGGTGCTCTGCCCGCTGGGTGAGAAGCCGCCGACGTTGCCCCATCCGCATTCGACGCCTCCGTCTCGTCGTGGCCCTCTACGCTGCATTTGTAAAGTAGTGAGAGCGCAAGTGAGAGCCAGGCGTGCCGCGACGCCGCCTCGCTCATGTTCAGGTAGTTGCGCTGGGCGGTGCGCACCAGGTCACGCACCTCCGTGTCTACCCTCTGCATGACTTCGTGCATCGCCGCTGTGGACGCCGCACTGCCTGCATCACCTTCCACGGCTTCCAAAATGTGAAAGCCTCGACCCTCCGCGGGTTGTGAAGCTGTGCTCGTGGTGGAGAATCGGCGGGCCCAGTAGTGGGCAAGCATGTGCCACTCCACGTACTTGGCAGCCTCGATAACAAGCGCCAGGGAAGGATagcgtgctgccgccgcctggaACATCTCCTTGCCCATCTGATACGTCTCCAGTCGCGCCAGGCGTgcccacagcagcggcagcgtcgggGTGTACTGCAGCGCTTTCTGTAACAGCGCGCGCTGGTCCTGCGAGGAGGGCACGTAGTGGACCAGGCGCAGCCACAGATCCTCGCTCGACGGGCACGCCAGTACCGCCCGCTGGAGACACGGCACCTGCTCGAGCGGTGGTACGCAGCCCAGCAGCTGTGTCcagagctcctcctccgttggGCACGCCGTCGTGGCTTCCTCAAGCAGGCGGCGTCGACCGGTGTGGTTATCTTTGGCGAGGtagcgcagccgctcctcccaGATGCGCTTGCCTTTCCTGCCAGTCACAGCGCACCCATCCACGAGCGTCTGATACGCGCGACGCGTCATTCCCATCTCACGGTaggcgcgtgcgtgggtaATCCACGTCGTCTGCTCCTCAGTCGACCCCATCGCAAGAACACTGTGCAGACCGGCCTGTACAGCAGATGCCTTGCCTTTCAGAACGTCGTAGGCGGTGAGAACACGCTCCTCAGCAAAGACGTGCTCCTCGGCAGCCTCGCCCTCTTCCGCCCgagcgctgcgcaccactAGCGGGATTGAGGTACCTGGGGCAGACGCTGATGGTAGCAGGTTCGCTGTTGTCAACAGCCCAGATGGTGGGGGCCCTGAGGTGGCGCTCTGTGAGCCTGCAGTGGTGGTTGACTCTGCGGCACTGGCAGAGGACACGGCTTCGAGCGTGGCAAGGTCCTCCAGCGAGAGCTTCACCTTCGCCggagcgctgccgtctgcactgctgcttgGCACCCCGCTGGTGTGGCGCCCGCCGGCCagactcgctgctgccccgtCGTCTGCGCGCCTTAGCTTCCGTGTGCGCTCCTCCAGACGCTCCATTGCGGCGAAGAAATCACTCTCGTCTGGCGTCATCTTTGTCATCGTGTTGACGCCGGTGGTGAGCTCAGCTGTTGTGACGAAGCCCTTCGCCCCGCGACCGGCACCGTATTGATAGCCTTTCGGTGGGTGTGGTGCATGCCAGTCCACCttggcgagcagctgctcataTTTGTCATGCTTTTCTTTCATTCTCTCACACGGGGATTACACGGAAAACTGAGATGGAGGCCaggcaagagagacagagagaccgCCAATAAGCAgtggaagaaggggggaagaaggtTACCTCCTGGGCACCACCCCTGCACAGCTGCCAAGCACTTTCTCGTCCTCgactcttttctttcgtccTAGGTGCGCGTCAACTCCACGCCGATGCGTAGTGACCCTTTTCATGCGCGGTTGGCTGATTGGGCATAcattgtggtggtgggggggggagttgCATACAAGTGAGGTGAATCAGtcaagagaggagagcaaaatggcggaggaggatggATGCAAGATGGTgtcccagcagcagtgccggaGGGTGGCCATTGATGTCCGTCCATCACGGAATATTGAGCAACGCCTGGGTGAGCCTTGGCATTTAAGCGCCACGGTGGCGACCTTGGCACACATGCCCTGCGGCAGGACGCACAGAACAGCACCCGGCCATTACAGCGGTAACAACCGCCCGCGACGCGAGATATTTTCGGCTTCCTTAGCCGGGCAGTGTTGTCGCTCTGATGTGCCGAAAAGGAAAGTAAGGCTCGCTTACCAGAGCCtcgctctcgccctctctctctctctatctttTCAGCCATCATTACCCCCAACGAACGCACCGTGTACTTGGCTCTGCGTAACTCGCTCCAGACTGCTCTGGCGTTGGTagtggcagctgcggccaCTTCGtggcctcttttttttttttgctttcatGAGATCACTGCCCATCCAACACTTCAGCCACATACTTGAGTTCGTCTGCCGTGGCCTCCAATCGGAGGCGCACCGCTTTCTGTGCGAGCTAagcatctctctttcccttcctccgcACCCCACCCTACCCCCGCTCGCGCGCCATCAGacacaaagcagcagctcaaGAACCCCAGCACACGCctacacgagagagagagagagacagggacTGGTGAACCAAAAAAGAAGGAGCATAGGCAAGACACCGGTATAACCAGCGAGCGCACGCCACCTCTTTTTGCCTTCCTGACAGGAAAAAACAAACGCGATACATCCCACGACCGCACTTACACAACTCAGCAGACACTCGCATGAACCGCgtagtgcagcagcggcaccttgAGTGAGAAGAACAGCTGGTGAAATGCAGTAAGGTAGAACAGTgtcgactctctctctggtgcTCATCTTTGTGCACTCCCCGTGTtgtagctgctgcggcactaACGCgggcgcacctcctcgaggTAGTCGTCGTTGTACATatcgcggcgctgctccagcgaGGCACCCATCCGATCCACACGCGCGTcgagcagcgactgcagacGCATCCCCTGCCACCCTGTGTAGATGATCATGACAGCGTACATCCAGTAGAACCAGCGAAAGTCAATTTTCTGGAGTGGTCCCTTTGCCTGTGCGTACTTGATGAGGCTTTCCCGCAGAACGTTCGTGTCCACGTCCTTGAAGTCTTCGGGGTTGATCTTGCCCTTGTTGATGCGCGACTGACGGATGTAGCGCCGCATGGCTCCGTAGTTGCTATGCGAGTACGTGATGAAGCGCGGCAAATCAATTACCAGGTAGGCCGCATCCCGTATCGCACATTGCAGCTTGTTCGTGGCCGGGTTCCAGTGTGTGCACGTCAGGATGTCGTGCTGGAGAGTGCGCGTCGCCGTTCGCACAAACGACGGAGATGGAGTACCTGCCATGAATGCGTGTCTCAGCCAAGGTGAAGGGGAAAGGTATGTAAGGAGAGACTAGGTAGGTAAAACAGGACACAAAAGCCCAAGGTCTAGTTGGGTTGACTTtccaccccctttttcacGCGCGTCGGCGGAGTGAAGAGCAAAGGTCGTCCAGTGCTGTGCAGAACAGCCAGCATCCCTGGTGCGCGACTGGGTCGCGAAGGCTGACGTGATTGGGTGCGGCGCAACgtgaggaaaggaggaaaaagagaaggcagtTTGAGACATGAACGAAGGAAATGTGGTGGGTTGTGGATGGGTCAGTGTGGAGGTGGAAAGGTGattcgagagagagacagagagagtgggaaGACAAGTCACACGACCAGCATCAGCACAGACTGCATTAGGGTGAGTAAgaagaacgaggaagaggcgcagcgatTGTGCGTGAAATACAAAAAGCCTTGAGACGTATCTTACCTGCCAAtcaccccgccccctcctcttccttcgtcctctccccctcgcttcAACCGCTGCGCGCAGCTATCGCACACATACTCACTCGAGACGCTCTGCCGGTCACGTCGCGGAGGGTGAACGTAGCGCGGCAGTGagtgggaaaaaaaagagagaggggaggcgtaCGGGGAAGTAAATGCCTTTATCTCGCCATGTTACCAACTTGTCATTTTTGTCCTTTCCAGTCGCTCGTGTGTTCGTTGGCAtcattttcttctcccttttaCAGCTTCACTTTTGCTGCAACCATGGCGTGATTCACTGGCCGAATAAACACCAGCTCATGACTCTTGATGGTGAGCTGGAGATTgaatgtgtgcgtgggggagagggtatgcagtgcggcagcgaggcTTTTGTTGTAGCAGACATCTgcactccttcctcttcccccccccctcctcctcgcactACGGCAAGTAGCAACACAATCATGtacgcgcgcgcacgagcAGGTGCATACTCCCCATTAACAGAGTGAATCGACCGAaatatatatgtatatataaAGTCCTCTAAGAGAGTGCAAAGCAGTTCATGGAAAGAAACCCAGACATGCACAGTGGCCCAAAgagaacgaagagaaaagcacCACTGTGCTTTCTACCCTACAACATCGACGGAAGCCTGAATCACATCGCCTTGGCAGCCAATGTCCCCCAGATAGGGCTGTAGCAAGCACGCAAAGAACTGCGCATCCACCACAAGCTCCCCAACACGCTCGCGCACTACATCACAGAGGCCCTCCACATCTGCataggcgctgctgccgccacgtgAAGCAACAAGATGCGAAGCGTCACTGAATGGATGGCCATTGCAGCCATCGCGCGGCATGGCACGCAccgcgacagcgccgtcaaTCTGAATCACATTCGATGAAAGCGTCCAGATGGCTGTCTGGATGTGCTGCCGAGACGGGACCAAGTCCAGCAGGCGTCCGAACACGGCATCGCGCACGACCACCTTAGAGAGCTCCCGCTTGTCCATCGTCGACAGTAACGGGACAGCGGCATTTgtagagggaagaggcgacAGAGCTACAGACGAAGGAGAGTGCCGAACAAACAGCTCCGTCGACGTCGGACGACTgccacgctgcggcggcgtcatgTAGCCCAGACCAGCGGCTTCCCCTGTCTCCCCATGAGAAGTGTCGTTCCCGTATGCAGTGCAGTGGCCATATTGCTCTGCTGCGTGTGGAGGGGATGGCCATGACTGGGCACGCTCTGATGAGATAGAGTTGCGCGCCGTGATAGAGTATGCACGGTGCCGTAGCTTGTAGAGAAGGCTGAAGCGGACGAGTCGGGCACCCTCTGAGTCCGCAGCGGAAAGCTGCGGAGGCCCTACTATAACGTTGTTGCCCGAGTACCTTGGGGAGTGAGTTGCGTGCGCCATGGGTTAGGGTTAGAAGCCGCTCAGCTAGCGCTCTCCGAAGGCGAATGTGAAAGACGAAGCACCAACACGCTCACCCTCTCGGCACTCTTGTCACGAGTAGTTGATTGGtgagtgaaggagagaaaacaacagaagacgagacacacgcagagaagcacaaccAGAGACGAACGAAAGTAACGCGCGCCAaaacatgcacgcacacacacagagagagagagagagagttcCGCTTCTCTACTCcagtggagggaggaagccTGATGATAAAGCTTACGGTATGCGCTTACAGAGAAACGGTAGACTGGGCTCAACCTCCTCGCCGACAAGGGCGTCGTTCTCCTTTGAGTATAAGATacaagagaaggagctggCGAGTGACGAGTGAAGCGCGTAGTGGCCTTTTTGGACAATCGAGTAAGGCGCCTTAGCTGCCTTGTGTGTTGAGTCCCCTACCTGCCCTGGTTGGGTGCCGTGGCTGCACAGTACCAGTCGGAAACAGAGactcacagagagagagggggggcaacGAGTattgtgtgggtgtgggtgggacAGCAGAAACAACGAAAAGACAAAACCTCCAGAgcgaggagaaagagaaggtgaagtGAGAGGGCTACCATGTCGGTACGAATTGTATGGGTAGAAGGCAAGATGCAGCTGGAAGCGTCCTCACACATACCTGTGCAGAagtgaagggagggaggaagggggcctCCGGCCTCCCGCCCCACCGTCCTGCCAGAGAATCGAACATCAGCGCACGTCCGTCTCTTGCTGCACGAGATACACGCCCGAGGTCGACCACAAAGCACGCGCACCCTACGAGAGtaaaacagaaaaagaggagagtaCCGGGACGCgcgcgtagcagcagcagcagcagcagcagacgcccAGCAAGAGTCCTTTGCTTCTGGCCATGCAGGCCATGCATATGTCTTGAGATTCCCCAACGACGCACACTACCAAGATCACCTTTCTGTCTCCCCTCTAGACCCACTCTCCATccaacagaaagagagagagtgcgcTGGGGAATGCGCTGCAACTGCTTTAGGGGGGAGcaaaggcgcacacgcacttcCACAAGAAGGCCTCCATATCCACCATTGGCATCAACGGCCCCCGCGCTGCAGTGCTTGTGCCCGGCGCAGCTGAAACGACCAGGGACGAGGTACTGAGAGGCAGTGTCACCTGTCGTGTGGAAAGGTCGGttccacgcacgcactccagcagcactgtACCGCCTACCATGGTCATCTTTACATGTGCCACCGGTGCCGATGACACAAAGAGCTCTGGCAAGGAGATGTGAAGGCTGATTTGCGTGCCAGGcctcacctccgcctcgacAAGCGTACCGAGTCCACCGCCTGTGAAGAAAGACTCCTGCAGAGATCGAAGTTGGGTGGCAAAGGTGTCCAGCACAACAGCGCACACCAAGCGGTTCGCCGCATGCAGCCCACCACTCAGTCCTTCCTGGGCAAAAGCCACTTTCAGAAAGTTGCGCAGTGCCTCACGATCATGAGGCACAACCTGTACAAAAGACGCAGGCGCGGATGCGTCAGATAATGGCGAGGTAGACTCGGCTGGGCCGTGAACACTACCGTGAGCTATCGAAGGAGCTAGAGCAGCTGTGGTAGGTGCAGCTGGGGGGACAGGCGGGGCCTGTGCATGAGGCACCGCCAATGCTGTCTTCGAGGTCACGAGTGATgcaccggcgctggtggtgaaAAGATTCCAGTGGAGCTCGATGAGCACCCACTGTCGGCGCCGCACGTCATAGGTGAGATCCAGGAAGAGTCCAtgctgcacgcacacacgcacgatcCCGTCCTCAGCGCAGACGAACTCGACGTAGACTACACCCGAAAGGAATGCATCTTGTTGCGACTCGGTAAAACTCTGCAGGGCCTCGCGCAAGGCAACTCGGTACGCGGCGACATCGCGGGCAACCCACggcacctcgcgcagcaaATGGGCCTTGGTGTGCACACACCAAGCTCTCCTCAACATAAAACGCTCGGCCTCTGAGttgagctgcgcaagctcCTGAACAGCAGGGGAAACGTACAGCGGCGCGCACACGGCGTTCACACGTGGCAACAGCGCGGAGCGGGAAGTGTAAAGGGCGAAGCGacgcttgcgctgctgcgtggccAGCAGGTCCCAATAGTTTAGCGGATCTGGTGCCACCGCTGTAGACACTGAAAAGGATGCAGCGGAGTCGCTGGCCTCATCACGTGGTCGTTTGCCAGCAGCGGAAGTCGCAGCTGCGTTCGGACGACGACGGTACACGATATTCACATTGCGACTAAAAGCGTGCAGGACACCTTCAGCGAGAGGCACGAGaatcagcagcggctggatGCAGCACACGTTGCTTGTTTCCGACACGGAAGCGTGCGTCCCTGCCTCGTGCAGGCCACCACCCTGACCCTGCACCACTGCGACCGGCGGGGCCGTACCTTGGAAGCACTGTACAATGCGATCAAAGCGGCGCAGTGCTATCATGAGTACAGGATTCTGACGCAGCGTCTCACAGCTCACACCACAGGCGTCATCCTCCTCGGGATCGGCCGTTGCTAAGCTCCCTGATGAGAGGCGAGATACCTCCGCGACCCCCGTGTGCGCGCGACGACGATCGGTACGTGCCGAAAAATGAACAAGAAGGTGCTTGACGCGCTGCAGTCGTTGTAAGCGCTGTCGGAACTCCGCCACGTCAGCCTCCGTCAGCGGCACTGCCTCGTCAGCCGTATCGATGGTGCGTCGTGAGCCCGCCATATAgtgcgtagcagcagcgctatcCGCAGTGAAGCCGCTGCCTCCATCCTCTACCTTGACTAcgctgccctcctcgacGCCACAACCTGCGTTAGAGGGGATATCGCTGGTCATGCCGGTAGATTGAATGtcctcacgcagctgcaccacgtAGTCAGCCAACAGACGCCCCACCGCTGTCGTGATCATTTTTACACTTGCGCCACCGACGGAGCCACGCCACTGCAGGCCAGGCGCCTGCGCTACGGACTCGCCATGAGATACCATGAAGCTTGGCCTAGGATGAAGCTTAAAGTAGACATAGAGAATGTGCCCACACGTACGAAGACGCACTCcctacgcacacgcacacttcaAGCACGCATGCGGTCTATATTCTCGTGCACTTCAACCGCTCCTGAGTAGCGCTGAAGAGCGAATTCGCCAGAGAGACAAGCAGGAGGAGACAGTGCTGAAAAAGAAAgggtgtgggagagagaaagagacatCAACtacagaaagagggagaaatcCCCTTCGGTGAGCAGACACTACGTCGGGGGGAGGAGCTGTTGTGGTGGCAAGTCCACTCTTGTCCAATACTCATCagctcttcgtcttccttCGCCCCTTTCGGCCACTGAGAGGCGCACAAAGGGGCGGCATGCATTGCGTGCCGCGTGGGCGAGTGTTCCTgtgggaggagaagctggTATCCTGATAGAGGCGGAGCCTGTCCCTCAGCAGCACTGACTACTCCGTCGGCTGCCCCGGTcaccggcgcagcagaggaagcggtgaaaggaaagaggggccAAAATACGCCAGAGTGTAGGCAGGAAGGAGTCTCTTCCCCCTACCGTCCCTCGCAGGTTTtggctccctcctccctccacccatACACAACGCTCACACCATGTCGCTCTTGGTTTGCATTGGCTAGGGCAGTAAAACGCAgtttcttctttgctctctttggTGTGTGCAGGCGCACATGCGTGCTTCCATTGaaacagagggggggaaaaCAGaacgagaggaaaacaaagaatGACAGGCGGtgcgtcccccctccccctccatagcgaaaagggggggaaaaGCGAGACAGAAAGCGAGGCCATAGCccggggagaaggagggcagGCTGGGACATCAAACACcgaaagagcgagaaagagacaaCACCATCCATCGAACCGACTaccgacacacacgagaagggAAAATCTGGAGAGACAGCTGAGAAAGTGAGTGGCAGAGTGGCAGAGACACatgcacgcatgcacacgcacctacTCGGAACTTCTGGTGATACGACGAGCGACGGATAGAGTGAGACGAGGGCGGAATTAGAaacgagggaaaaaaaacggtTGCACAGTGGAGACGgcaggggggaaggagaggcgtACGTCGTAGAGGGGtgcacgccgccaccgaccGCCAATGCCCTCGCTTGCCCTCTTCTCTAAGACGCGACCAttcgcgcgcgtgcatgcAGGCCTTCGATATGGGTTTCCTTAGATGTCGTTGGTTGCTCGGGCGCGAGCAGCCTTTTTGATCCTGTTACCGTGgccactgcgccgcttcgGGGGTGATCTTCTGCTGGAgggcgccgacgctgcgccATCCGAGCAGGAGTAGCAGTCCGTTGAGGGGGTGTGACGGCGACCGCGACCACCCGATCGGTGGCCACCACGTTCGTCTACCGGTGATGCGTGGCCACGGTTCTCGTGTCGGCGGCGCTCTCTATTGCCCCTgttgcactgctgctggtggtgcttctGTGCCTGCGGTTGGCACTGGTACTCCATCGGCTGAAGGAtcccctgctgcagctgcaatGCAGCTGCCTTACTCCTCTTCGTGTAGCCTCCAAAGAGGCCCGGCTTCGACTTGAGAGCTGGGTTGCCTGCCGTGGTGCCATTCATCGATGCGGCGCCGTACCCACCACTGAGAGGCGTGTTTTTCGGTGGTGTGGGCGGCACCTCAAATCGTAGAGTGGCACTCGCCTTCGGTGCCAGACTGctcggcgtcctcctcgacgaAGGGCGCGACGACGGGGACGCACAACCGCTGATGGCGCTTGCGCCGTTGGTAGgcacgccagcagcagcggttaCGCGCGCGTCTGGCTTGGACTTTTTGTGGAAAAGGCCGCCAAAGAAGCCTTTGCTCTTGCTGAAGGGCACGACAGCGCGGCTAGAGTCAGCGATGGGGCTGTTGATGCTGCTACCCTGGTGCGGAGGAATGTGGGCATCCACGGCGCCGTTACCAGACTGGGGATGCTGGGTGTGCCCCTGCGAGTGAtcgcgacggtgctgccgcgtcgAGTCAGAGCGGCTGATCGTCCCGCGTTGCTGCATCTCAGACGCCACATCGCGCAAAGGGACAGAGGTGCCGCAGAACCCCATGGGTGTGCTGTAGGGTACCCTCGGCGGCATCACGAGCGGCACCATCAGGGCCGCCTCCTGGGCCAACGCTCCGACATTTTCACCTTTAGACGAGTCGACCTCAGCCGGGGCGGATTTATCGCGCCGGAAAAAACTCAGAATGCCGCCCCCACGCTTCTTATTGGGAGCGTTGGCGACGCTGGCATTGTGGTCCGTGGGCAGGGAGGAGGTATTGCCGAGAGCGTGCCCTGACGGCGGTCGTGGTCCCCAGGACGGCGAGGCTGAGCGTGGCGATcggtggccgccgcggcggcctccACGGTCTCTACGacgctggcggcagcaggggcgGTGGTTGCGCGGCGATGCCAAGGCGGGACGCGAGGCAGACACGGAGCCAGAGAGCACGGAGGACGAGTACGACGACGATCCGTGGCTCGAAGAcgcgtcggtgctgccgcctggGCTtgacaaagagagagagtcggcgcggcggtgtcggcggtggaGTCGGTTGCCCTTTGATGGGTTCGAAGGTTGCACTGCGGACGGCGGTaatggcactgctgctgtcgctggtcGCGTGCTCGGGGGAACACTGTAAGCTGACGACGCGGCAGGTGGATTCGTCAGCTGTGGGGGGGTAGCCACCATCCGGGTGCTGCCCACCGTTACAGGCTGGGGCGCTGGTGTAGAGACGGTGGTGACAGGAATGGGCCTCAgagacagcgccgccgttcCCGCTAGTATCgaagcagcgacggcagtgctCTTCGGAGGATTGCCCCTGCGAGGGCTGAATCGATTGCTCGATCGGCGGGGGCACGAGATGTCGGCGAGGTCACCAGCGGGGCGTGGAGAGGCAGACTCGGACCGATCCACGTTGCTGCGGGCCTTGTCGCGGTGCCCGCGACCttcgcggcggtggtggcgatgtcTGTCCATCTTCTTCGTGTTCCCGTCGATTTGCGGGTCTGAAGGCACACGTGGTGAGGAGTCCCGACCcctctcgccgccgccgccgtcaccgcgaCGATGCCAACGTCGTCGCCGGCCGCAACCATCACCATTGCCATCACCATGAGCTACGCTGCCAGCCGCGGTAGGAGCAATGGGTGCACGGTACGTGTTGGGTGCATTTGTACTCTCCAGAAACACCTCCCCAAacgtcgctgttgccgcctGCAACGGTGCGCGAGTTGAACAGCTGTCATCAGCTGGCGGATTACCTGGATGGCGACGTCGCTCACGATGGCCGCCACCACTACCGTACCTTACTGAGGTCGGCAGCTGCGTTGTCGAGGCGGGGGTTTCCGTAGCCTCGTCGTCCCCACGGTGATGTCGACCGCTGCGAGGTCTCTCACGTCCCTTTCTGGGTAGTGAAATCGAGGTGGACAGGCTTTGCGCGCCACATGCAGGATGAGATGCGGtcgcgctgcactgctgagTTACAAGTGCAGGCGAGGCAGCCCTGGGAGCGGTAGCctggtgctgcggcggcggcatttGACATGGCATCACTCCTGAGGCTGGTGGTTGCTGCGATGCATACTGCTCGACCGCTGTGTAGAGTGGGTAGTAGTAGCCGGAAGCGGGTcgaggtgcggcgcagccgaCTGGGTAATCGGCACCCAGACACCCCGCAGAGACCACGTTGGTTGACATCGCGCTCGCGCAAGCTGGAGAGAATGACTGAGCTGGCATGTGGCCCTCAGCGCCCACCCTGACACCGTGATTCGCAACATTACTGTACGCTGCCGGGTGCATGACAGCGCCgtgggtggcgctgttgGCCCACatcatctgctgctgcttggggTTGACTGACCCAGTAGCGCCGTTGGGCCAGTGGTTGAATGAAAACATGAATCCAGTGTGCGGTGATGTTGCGTCTGTCGGTGTGTGCATGCCCGTATCACAGGCGTGGTCCTCTGCGTGGGTCTATGTGAGTGAGTTTTGCCGTAGGCTGGATCCGATCAGTGGGTGGCTGAAGTTgacacagggagagaggagaaacgaGGGAAGCCAGCCAAGTAAGGAAAAATATATACATATATCAGAAACGAAAGTAAAAGTGATGATGAGGATAATGACAAAGCTGAGAGATGAAAAGTGCCTCTGAGTCCCAAATTGGTGActgagaaggaaaagagaaaacgagaaggGCGGCGagcgaaggggggaggggggagtgggaAGGTGGCAAgacgagaaaagaggaaagaaggagcgaagaacagagaagaagagcgcgtATCAGCGAGTGTCCAGatgagaaagaaagagagagagaggggggcgaggagggcaaaGAACGCACCCAGAgtggagggaaaagagggagaagcagccaATGCGCTGAGAAACTGAGtaggtggagggggggggtacagCAAAATAGCTGCGAAAGCAAAGACGAAAGAGTAAAGTAATCGGCGAGCAAGGGGCACTTGCAAAGAGACTTCTCGGCAGAacacaacacacagagacgcggACGGCAACGACAACAACCGCAAACCAACACAGCAGCCGAGACCAGGATAGCAAAATAAGCGAATAAAACGAGCTTCTAAAGAAAGCGGATACCTGTgaagaacaaaaagagaaggagagggaatgggaaaggggggaaaagggtggggggagggagggaagtaGGGAAGACGAGGTCCACAGGAAAATGCAAAGAGAGGAACACGTAGGTGCTACAACAC from Leishmania panamensis strain MHOM/PA/94/PSC-1 chromosome 32 sequence includes these protein-coding regions:
- a CDS encoding hypothetical protein (TriTrypDB/GeneDB-style sysID: LpmP.32.2660) — encoded protein: MFSFNHWPNGATGSVNPKQQQMMWANSATHGAVMHPAAYSNVANHGVRVGAEGHMPAQSFSPACASAMSTNVVSAGCLGADYPVGCAAPRPASGYYYPLYTAVEQYASQQPPASGVMPCQMPPPQHQATAPRAASPALVTQQCSATASHPACGAQSLSTSISLPRKGRERPRSGRHHRGDDEATETPASTTQLPTSVRYGSGGGHRERRRHPGNPPADDSCSTRAPLQAATATFGEVFLESTNAPNTYRAPIAPTAAGSVAHGDGNGDGCGRRRRWHRRGDGGGGERGRDSSPRVPSDPQIDGNTKKMDRHRHHRREGRGHRDKARSNVDRSESASPRPAGDLADISCPRRSSNRFSPRRGNPPKSTAVAASILAGTAALSLRPIPVTTVSTPAPQPVTVGSTRMVATPPQLTNPPAASSAYSVPPSTRPATAAVPLPPSAVQPSNPSKGNRLHRRHRRADSLSLSSPGGSTDASSSHGSSSYSSSVLSGSVSASRPALASPRNHRPCCRQRRRDRGGRRGGHRSPRSASPSWGPRPPSGHALGNTSSLPTDHNASVANAPNKKRGGGILSFFRRDKSAPAEVDSSKGENVGALAQEAALMVPLVMPPRVPYSTPMGFCGTSVPLRDVASEMQQRGTISRSDSTRQHRRDHSQGHTQHPQSGNGAVDAHIPPHQGSSINSPIADSSRAVVPFSKSKGFFGGLFHKKSKPDARVTAAAGVPTNGASAISGCASPSSRPSSRRTPSSLAPKASATLRFEVPPTPPKNTPLSGGYGAASMNGTTAGNPALKSKPGLFGGYTKRSKAAALQLQQGILQPMEYQCQPQAQKHHQQQCNRGNRERRRHENRGHASPVDERGGHRSGGRGRRHTPSTDCYSCSDGAASAPSSRRSPPKRRSGHGNRIKKAARARATNDI
- a CDS encoding hypothetical protein (TriTrypDB/GeneDB-style sysID: LpmP.32.2650), which translates into the protein MVSHGESVAQAPGLQWRGSVGGASVKMITTAVGRLLADYVVQLREDIQSTGMTSDIPSNAGCGVEEGSVVKVEDGGSGFTADSAAATHYMAGSRRTIDTADEAVPLTEADVAEFRQRLQRLQRVKHLLVHFSARTDRRRAHTGVAEVSRLSSGSLATADPEEDDACGVSCETLRQNPVLMIALRRFDRIVQCFQGTAPPVAVVQGQGGGLHEAGTHASVSETSNVCCIQPLLILVPLAEGVLHAFSRNVNIVYRRRPNAAATSAAGKRPRDEASDSAASFSVSTAVAPDPLNYWDLLATQQRKRRFALYTSRSALLPRVNAVCAPLYVSPAVQELAQLNSEAERFMLRRAWCVHTKAHLLREVPWVARDVAAYRVALREALQSFTESQQDAFLSGVVYVEFVCAEDGIVRVCVQHGLFLDLTYDVRRRQWVLIELHWNLFTTSAGASLVTSKTALAVPHAQAPPVPPAAPTTAALAPSIAHGSVHGPAESTSPLSDASAPASFVQVVPHDREALRNFLKVAFAQEGLSGGLHAANRLVCAVVLDTFATQLRSLQESFFTGGGLGTLVEAEVRPGTQISLHISLPELFVSSAPVAHVKMTMVGGTVLLECVRGTDLSTRQVTLPLSTSSLVVSAAPGTSTAARGPLMPMVDMEAFLWKCVCAFAPP